The proteins below are encoded in one region of Cetobacterium somerae ATCC BAA-474:
- the gmd gene encoding GDP-mannose 4,6-dehydratase: MKKKIALITGITGQDGSYLAEFLLEKGYDVHGIIRRASSFNTQRIEHLYIDELIEDMHKDRKIKLHYGDMTDSMSLTRIIKEIQPTEIYNLAAQSHVKVSFEVPEYTADADAVGTLRVLEAVRFLGMEKTCKIYQASTSELFGKVQEVPQKETTPFYPTSPYAVAKQYGFWITKNYREAYGMFAVNGILFNHESERRGETFVTRKITLAAARIAKGYQKRLYLGNLDALRDWGHAKDYVECMWMILQHDTPEDFVIATGEQYSVREFCNYAFKEIGIELDWRGIGVDEKGYDKVTGECLIEVDPQYFRPSEVETLLGDPAKARTVLGWNPRKTSFENLVRSMVKHDLEFVEKEHNARMLVKR; the protein is encoded by the coding sequence ATGAAAAAAAAAATAGCGTTAATAACAGGAATAACGGGACAAGATGGTTCATATTTAGCTGAATTTCTTTTAGAAAAAGGATATGATGTACATGGAATAATAAGAAGAGCATCATCTTTTAATACACAAAGAATAGAACATTTATATATTGACGAATTGATAGAAGATATGCATAAAGATAGAAAAATAAAGTTGCACTATGGAGATATGACAGATTCTATGAGTTTAACAAGAATAATAAAAGAAATTCAACCAACAGAGATATATAACTTAGCAGCTCAATCACATGTTAAAGTATCTTTTGAAGTTCCTGAATATACAGCAGATGCAGATGCAGTAGGAACTTTAAGAGTTTTAGAAGCGGTAAGATTTTTAGGGATGGAAAAAACTTGTAAGATATATCAAGCTTCAACATCTGAATTATTTGGAAAAGTACAAGAAGTTCCTCAAAAAGAAACGACACCATTTTATCCAACATCACCTTATGCAGTAGCAAAACAATATGGATTTTGGATAACAAAAAACTATAGAGAAGCGTACGGAATGTTTGCTGTAAATGGAATTCTTTTTAATCATGAATCAGAAAGAAGAGGAGAAACTTTTGTAACTAGAAAGATAACTTTAGCAGCAGCAAGAATCGCAAAAGGATATCAAAAGAGATTATATCTAGGAAATCTTGATGCGCTAAGAGATTGGGGACATGCAAAGGATTACGTAGAGTGTATGTGGATGATACTTCAACACGATACTCCAGAAGATTTTGTTATTGCAACAGGAGAACAGTATTCAGTAAGGGAGTTCTGTAATTATGCATTTAAAGAGATTGGAATTGAGTTAGATTGGAGAGGAATTGGAGTAGATGAGAAAGGATACGATAAAGTAACAGGAGAGTGCTTAATAGAAGTTGATCCTCAATACTTTAGACCTTCAGAGGTTGAAACTCTTTTAGGAGACCCAGCAAAAGCAAGAACAGTTTTAGGATGGAATCCAAGAAAAACATCATTTGAGAATTTAGTAAGAAGTATGGTAAAACATGATCTTGAGTTTGTAGAAAAAGAACACAATGCTAGAATGCTAGTAAAGAGATAG
- the fcl gene encoding GDP-L-fucose synthase, whose translation MKKNSKIYIAGHKGMVGSAIVRRLEENGYTNIIYRTSAELDLRNQADVEKFFKEEKPEYVFLAAAKVGGIHANNSYPAEFIYDNLMIEANIINSSYKNSVKKLLFLGSSCIYPKFSHQPIKEEYLLTGSLEETNEAYAIAKITGIELCKFYRRQYGCNFISAMPTNLYGINDNFNLETSHVMPALIRKFHEAKINNSKEVIMWGTGKPRREFMYVDDLADSLIHLMLNYSDEIHVNLGIGEDIEIGELANLIKEIVGYEGKIVNDLSKPDGTPRKLLDVTRLNLTGFRYKVELKDGIKRVYEWFLNNEDIKK comes from the coding sequence ATGAAAAAAAATTCTAAAATATATATAGCTGGTCATAAAGGGATGGTAGGATCAGCAATAGTGAGAAGATTAGAAGAAAATGGATATACAAATATTATATACAGAACTTCAGCAGAGCTTGATTTAAGAAATCAAGCTGATGTTGAAAAATTTTTTAAAGAGGAAAAACCAGAATATGTATTCTTAGCAGCAGCAAAAGTTGGTGGAATTCATGCAAATAATAGTTATCCAGCGGAGTTTATATATGATAATTTGATGATAGAAGCAAATATCATAAATTCTTCTTACAAAAATAGTGTAAAAAAACTTTTATTTTTAGGAAGTTCTTGTATATATCCTAAATTTTCGCATCAACCAATAAAAGAAGAGTATTTATTAACTGGTTCTTTAGAAGAAACAAATGAAGCTTATGCAATAGCGAAGATAACTGGAATAGAATTATGTAAATTTTATAGAAGACAATATGGATGTAATTTTATATCAGCAATGCCAACGAATTTATATGGAATAAATGATAACTTTAATTTGGAAACTTCTCACGTTATGCCAGCACTTATTAGAAAGTTTCATGAAGCTAAAATAAATAACTCTAAAGAAGTAATTATGTGGGGAACTGGAAAACCAAGAAGAGAGTTCATGTATGTAGATGATTTAGCAGATTCTTTAATTCATTTAATGTTGAATTATTCTGATGAAATACATGTAAACCTCGGAATAGGAGAGGATATAGAGATTGGAGAGTTAGCTAACTTAATTAAAGAGATAGTTGGATATGAAGGTAAAATAGTCAATGATTTATCAAAACCAGATGGAACTCCAAGAAAACTTCTAGATGTAACAAGATTAAATTTAACAGGTTTTAGGTATAAAGTTGAATTAAAAGATGGAATAAAAAGAGTTTACGAGTGGTTTTTAAATAATGAGGATATAAAAAAATGA